The DNA region CCGCTGAGCTGATTGTTCAAGCGAAGATGCCGCAGCTGAACCAGCGCCGCGATAGCAGTTGCCGCGATAACGATGAAGGTGCCGACCGCAGCCGCGGTGTTTATGAGTTCAAGCGACATTCCCAGGTCCGTTCAATAGTGCCGGCTCGATCCCCCGGATTACGCCTGCAGGATGTCGTTAGCGCGCGTGAAGATCGCGTCGAACATCGGCCGGGTGAGTTTGCCCGTATTTGTGTTCTGCCGGCTCGGGTGAAATGATGCGATCAATGTAACGACATGCTTGCCTTTGGTGGCCGTCAACTCTGCGCCGTGACCAAAGCGCCAGCCCTCGGTCGAGAATGCGTAACGGCTCGCTTTGAGAGCATCGGCGGCGGCTTTCGTGCCGATCGCCCCGAGTCCAATTACAACGCGCAAACGATCGAGCGCCGCGAACTCGCGCACCAAGTACGGAAAGCAGCGCTGCAGTTGTTTCGGCGTGGGCTTGTTTCCGGGTGGCGCGCAGCGCAAAGCCGCCGTAATGAAGCAGTCGTGCAGCTTCAAACCGTCGTTGGCATCCGACACGGCCGCCTGATTTGCAAAACCGGCCCGAAAGAGAGCGGGATAAAGAAATTCGCCTGACGCGTCGCCTGTGAAGACGCGACCGGTGCGGTTGCTGCCATGAGCGCCCGGCGCAAGTCCGACAAGCAGCACGCGCGCTTTCGGATCGCCGAAGCCGGGGACGGGCTTCCCCCAATAGGTCGCGTCGCGATGCGCGCGTTTCTTTGTCTGTGCGATTTGCGCACAATACCGGCGCAGCTCGCGGCACTTGGTGCAAGCGATGACCTCGGTTTCGATAGCGCGCAGTTGTGCTGAGCTCACTGCAAGCCCGGAAAACCAATCTGGGCGAGCGCGGCGTACGCGACGATGCCGACCGCGGTCGAAAGGTTGAGGCTACGGACACTCTCGGCGCGCATCGGAATACGCAGGCATCGTTCTGGATCGCGCGCGAGCAAGTCGTCCGGCAACCCTTGCGTCTCTTTTCCGAAAACGAGAATATCGCCGCGAGCAAAACCCGCCTGCGTGTAGGGACGGCTTGCGCGTCTCGAGATATACCAGCGCTGCGAGGCCGGCGTTGCATTCAAGAATGCGGCGAGATTCGGATGAATTGCAATCTGCAGGTGCTGCCAATAGTCCAGGCCGGCCCGCTTGAGCTCGCGGTCGTTAATGCTGAAGCCGAGCGGCTCGATCAAATGCAATGCACATCCCGTGGCCGCGCAGAGGCGCGCAACGTTTCCGGTATTCGGCGGGATCTCGGGTTCCACCAGTGCGATCTGCAGCGGCGCACCCTTGGCAAATGCCGGATCGAAGACGCGGTCCTGAGGCTGCATTAGGAGTTGACGATGGAGACGAAATCGCGGCCGACGGGCGCAACGGCATAGGCGACGCCGTTGTTGCGCTGCCAGATGCGCTCGATCGCGTTGCGCGGATAAACAACGCGAATGTTCGGCGCGGCCGGATCGTTCATCGCGCAATCACCGTTGTCGGTAAAGCCGCAGAGTACGGCGAGATGACCGTCCGAATGTTCGAGCGGAGCGCCGGGCAGCTCACTGCCGCTCCAACTGTACGAGATCGCGAGCGGAAGGCCGGCTTCGATAAAACGCTGCGCATGATCGAGATTGCGCAGATAGACGACCGCGGCGCGTAACCCCAAGCTGCCGCTGAACGCCACGTTGAACGACCAGTTGCCGGTGCCGTTGTAAGCGCGGTCGAACACCGCGCGCGCAGTGGCGATAACATCGTAATCCAAGCCGTGATAGGCGTTGAGCATCGAGAGGCTGGCGGGGCTGCACCACCCGCGCTCTTCCGGTGCCACGTACTGAGAGCGAGCCGGCACGTCCAGGACGCGCGCGCTCGCCGCGTACGGCAGCGACGGTTCGTTGTGCACGGGCGCCGCAAAATCGAGTGCGTTGAAGTCCACGCCCGGTGCCCGGAGTTCGATGCCGTCGAACGGTTGCGAACTGCGAATGACGTCGACGTCCACGGTGACGTCCTCGTGCTTTGGACTAAAGGACTTCCGGCCGTCGGTCGTCCATTCGGCGAATGGCAGCCAGGGTGTGGCGGGAGCATGTGCGCGCAACAGACGGAATTCGAGCGTGCCGCGCACGGTAAACGTGTTCCAGCTCAAGACGCCTTCGCGCGCAGGTTCGAACGTGAGCGTCGTACCCTCGCGCACCGCCGGGGAGACCGCTAGCACGCTATATTTGCCAATCCCATGCGTTCCAGGTGTCTTGCACGAACGCGGCCGGCCGCAGATTCTTCATGTCGCTGTTGACCGCCGTGTATTCGTTTTCCCA from Candidatus Rubrimentiphilum sp. includes:
- a CDS encoding tRNA (cytidine(34)-2'-O)-methyltransferase; translated protein: MQPQDRVFDPAFAKGAPLQIALVEPEIPPNTGNVARLCAATGCALHLIEPLGFSINDRELKRAGLDYWQHLQIAIHPNLAAFLNATPASQRWYISRRASRPYTQAGFARGDILVFGKETQGLPDDLLARDPERCLRIPMRAESVRSLNLSTAVGIVAYAALAQIGFPGLQ
- a CDS encoding uracil-DNA glycosylase, with translation MSSAQLRAIETEVIACTKCRELRRYCAQIAQTKKRAHRDATYWGKPVPGFGDPKARVLLVGLAPGAHGSNRTGRVFTGDASGEFLYPALFRAGFANQAAVSDANDGLKLHDCFITAALRCAPPGNKPTPKQLQRCFPYLVREFAALDRLRVVIGLGAIGTKAAADALKASRYAFSTEGWRFGHGAELTATKGKHVVTLIASFHPSRQNTNTGKLTRPMFDAIFTRANDILQA
- a CDS encoding C39 family peptidase encodes the protein MLAVSPAVREGTTLTFEPAREGVLSWNTFTVRGTLEFRLLRAHAPATPWLPFAEWTTDGRKSFSPKHEDVTVDVDVIRSSQPFDGIELRAPGVDFNALDFAAPVHNEPSLPYAASARVLDVPARSQYVAPEERGWCSPASLSMLNAYHGLDYDVIATARAVFDRAYNGTGNWSFNVAFSGSLGLRAAVVYLRNLDHAQRFIEAGLPLAISYSWSGSELPGAPLEHSDGHLAVLCGFTDNGDCAMNDPAAPNIRVVYPRNAIERIWQRNNGVAYAVAPVGRDFVSIVNS